The genomic region CGCCGCCCGCTTCCCCCCGATGGCTCAGCCGACCGGGCCGCCGCACCCGGCGCGGCCCAGGCTGGAGGCCATGGACTCGCCGCCGGCCCGCCGCCGCTCCCCGCTCTGGTCCTGGCTGATCCTGCCGGGCTTTCCGGCCCTGCTGCTGGCCGCCTACTTCTCGGTCCCGCTCGGGGTCTTCGGCCCCGAACACCCGGAGCTCAGCTGGACCGTCTTCGTCCTGGCGCTGGCCGCACTGGCGGTGCTGGTGCTCAGTCAGATCAGGCTGATCACGCTGGAGTCCGAGCGGGGCGTGCCCGGCCTGGTCATCCTGGCCGCCTCCAGCCTGGCCCTGGTGATCTTCGCCGGCACCTACGTCTCACTGGCCCGCCAGCCCGGCCAGTTCAGCGGCCTGCAGACCCGGGTCGACGCGCTCTACTTCACCGTGGTCACCGTGGCGACGGTCGGCTACGGCGACATCGTCCCCACCGGCCAGGTCTCGCGCGTGGTGGTGATGCTGCAGATCGGCTACACCCTGGTCTTCCTGGCCGCCGGCTACAGCGCGATCAGCAACCGCCTGCGCGGCCGGATCAGCCGGCGGGCCCAGCCTCGGCATCCGGATCAGCACGGTTGAGGAATCCCCCACCCCAGCACATGCTGGTCAGGTGACGGCGATGTTCGAAGATGAGCTGCGCGCACAGCTGGCGCAGGCCCGCAAGGACCTGGCCGAGGCCCGCGCCGACGGGGACCTCGACGGAGTCCAGGCCAGTCAGGGCCGGATCTCCGGCCTGATCCGGCTGGCCATCACCCACGGCATCACCCTCCCGCACACCCCGGAGGAGGAACGCGGCGAGGCCTGAGACAACGGCGGCGAGGCTTGAGACAACTGCGGGGCCCGGGACACTCCTGGGACAACAAAGAAGCCCCGGTTCGGATTTCTCCGAACCGGGGCTTCCGGTTTGTGCGCGAGGGGGGAGTTGAACCCCCACGCCCTTTCGGGCACTGGAACCTGAATCCAGCGCGTCTGCCTATTCCGCCACCCGCGCATCTGGGTGTTGAAGAAGATGCTAGCCGATCGTCCGGGTGAGAGCTAACCGGTTTGGACCCGGGTCCTTCTCGCTCGGCGGTTTCGGCTCCCTCTCGGGCGCCCCTTCCGACATGGAAAACATTAGCACGCCCCACGGGGTACCTACGAATCCATCCCCGGCCCCGGCCTGCACAGCTGTCCCGGGGCCGCCACTCGGACGGGCGGCGGCGGCCGGGGACGAACGGGTGAGACGGCGGTCGGCGCAGGGGTGAGCCGGGGGCGGCGCGGGTACCTCTCGTTGCGCCGGGCGCCGGGCGTGCCAAGGGGTGTGCGCAAGCCCACGCCCGTCCACCACATGGCCGGGGAACCGTACAGATGGCCGCGGCGTGGATACGATCAGTACGGAAGTACCGCAATCGGGCCCGGCGGCCCGGCCAGGTAGAGCTGTGAACCCTTGGAAGGGGGTTGCCCCGTGGGAGTCCTGAAGAAGTTCGAACAGCGGCTGGAGGGTCTCGTGAACGGCACCTTCGCCAAGGTGTTCAAGTCCGAGGTCCAGCCCGTGGAGATCGCCGGCGCGCTGCAGCGCGAGTGCGACAACAACGCCACCATCTGGAACCGCGAGCGCACCGTGGTGCCCAACGACTTCATCGTCGAGCTCAGCCCGCACGACCACGAGCGGCTCAGCCCGTACGCCGGGCAGCTCGGCCAGGAGCTGGCCGGCATGGTGCTGGAGTACGCCGAGGCGCAGCGCTACAGCTTCCTCGGGCCGCTGCAGGTGAACCTGGAGCGGGCCGACGACCTGGACACCGGCCTGTACCGGGTGCGCAGCCGCACCCTGGCCAGCGAGTCCCCCGAGCAGCAGCCCGGCTACCCGCCCGCCGCCGCCCCGCAGCAGGGCTTCGGCCGCGGCCCGGCGGAGCCGGCTCCCGGCGCACCGTGGTCGCAGGGCGCCCAGCCGACGTACGCCGGTGCACCCGCGGCCCCGAGCGCGCCCCCGGCCGCGCCGGCCGCCGGCCCCGTCCCCGGCCTGGGCGGCAATGTCCGCCCGTTCCCCGGCGCGGGCACCGGTGCCGGCACCCGCCGCTGGATCGAGGTCAACGGCACCCGCCACCAGATCACCGGCAACGCCTGCGTGTTGGGCCGCTCCACCGAGGCGGACGTGCGGATCGACGACCCCGGGGTCTCCCGCAAGCACGCCGAGATCCGCCCCGGCACCCCCGCCATGGTGCTCGACCTGGGGTCCACCAACGGCATCGTGGTGGACGGACAGCACACCCAGCGCGCTACGCTCCGCGACGGCTCGCGGATCGTCGTGGGCTCCACGACGATCATCTACCGACAGGTCGAAGGGTAGGGCGAGCAGCGGTGTCCGAACTGACTCTGACAGTCATGCGGCTGGGCTTCCTGGCCGTGCTGTGGCTGTTCGTGATCGTCGCGGTGCAGGTGATCCGCAGCGATCTGTTCGGCGCCAAGGGCTCCCCCCGCACCGGTCGGCGAGCCGCCGCCGCGGCCGCGCCCGCGGCGCCCGCCGGCGCACCGGCCCGCCCGCAGCCGGGCCCCGCGAGGCCACCAACCACGGCGGCCAGCAGCAGCCCTCCCGAGGCCGCCGGCTGGGTCCGACCCAGCTGGTGGTGGTCGAGGGCGCACTGGCCGGCACCACGGTCGCGCTGCAGGGTCAGGTGATCACGCTGGGCCGCGCGCACGACTCGACCATCGTGCTCGATGACGACTACGCCTCCTCGCGCCATGCCAGGATCTACCCCGATCAGACTGGGCAGTGGACCGTGGAGGATCTAGGCTCCACCAACGGCACCTATCTGGAACGGCAGCGGCTGACACAGCCGACGCCGCTGCAGGTCGGCGTGCCGATTCGTATCGGTAGGACCGTCATCGAACTGCGGAAGTAGTAGCGCATGAGGGACAGCACCCCGTCCATGAGCAGCCGGGAGGGCAGCACCGTATGAGCCTCGTGCTGCGGTTCGCCGCCGGATCCCACAAGGGACTGATCCGGGAGGGGAACGAGGACTCCGGCTACGCCGGTCCCCGGCTGCTGGCCGTGGCCGACGGCATGGGCGGCGCGGCGGCCGGTGAGGTCGCCTCCTCCGAGGTCCTCAGCTCGATCATCGCGCTGGACGACTCGGACCCCCAGGCCGACCTGCTGACCCTGCTCAACGACGCCGTCCAGGGCGCCAACGAGCGGCTGCGCCTGATGGTGGAGCAGGACCCGCAGCTGGAGGGCATGGGCTGCACCCTGACCGCGCTGCTGTGGACCGGCGAGCGGATGGGCCTGGTGCACGTCGGCGACTCGCGCGCCTACCTGCTGCGGGACGGTTCGCTGACCCAGATCACCCAGGACCACACCTGGGTGCAGCGGCTGGTGGACGAGGGCCGGATCACCTCGGAGGAGGCCGAGACCCACCCCCAGCGCTCACTGCTGATGCGGGCGCTGGACGGGCGCGGCCAGGTCGAGCCGGACCTGTCGATCCGTGAGGTCCGGGCCGGTGACCGCTACCTGATCTGCTCCGACGGTCTGTCAGGTCCGGTCAGCCACCAGACCCTGGAGGAGACGCTGGGGAGCTTCTACGCCCCCGAGCCGACCATCCAGGAGCTGATCCAGCTCGCGCTGCGCGGCGGCGGCCCCGACAACATCACCTGCATCGTTGCCGATGTGCTCGACGTCGGCCCCAGCGACACCCTGAGCGGCCAGTTCGCCACCGCCCCCGTGGTGGTCGGCGCGGTGGCCGAGGGCCCGCACGGCACCGCCGTGGACAACCAGATCATCGACACCCCGGCCGGCCGCGCCGCGGGCCTGGGCCGCCAGCCCCAGCAGCCGCAGCAGCACGTCCCGGGCGCCTTCGGCCCGGCCGCCGGGTACGACCCGGCCCAGCCCGGCTACCCGGGGCAGCCGGGCGGCTTCGGCCCCGCCGAGGCCTACGGCGAAGCCCAGCACAACGCCCAGCACCCCGGCTACGGCGGCGAGACCCAGCACGACGGCTACGGCGAGGCCTACGGCCAGCCCGGCTACCCGCCGGAGGGCTACGGCGCACCGGCCGCGCCCTACGAGAGCGGGCCGGCCGCCGAGGAGCCGCCCGCGCCGCCGCGCAAGCGCCGCTGGTTCCGCCGCTCGGCGATGGGCGTGGTGGCGATCGGCCTGGTCGGCGGCGCCGCCTACGCGGGGTACTCGTGGACGCAGGACCAGTACTACCTGGGCATCAGCGACGGCCATGTCGCGGTCTACCAGGGCGTCAACCAGAACCTCGCGGGTCTGAGCCTGTCCTCGGTGAAGAACCGCACCGAGGTGGAGACCAAGCTGCTGCCGGTCTCCCAGCAGGACCAGCTGAAGAGCACCATCACGGTGAACAGCC from Kitasatospora azatica KCTC 9699 harbors:
- a CDS encoding FhaA domain-containing protein; this encodes MGVLKKFEQRLEGLVNGTFAKVFKSEVQPVEIAGALQRECDNNATIWNRERTVVPNDFIVELSPHDHERLSPYAGQLGQELAGMVLEYAEAQRYSFLGPLQVNLERADDLDTGLYRVRSRTLASESPEQQPGYPPAAAPQQGFGRGPAEPAPGAPWSQGAQPTYAGAPAAPSAPPAAPAAGPVPGLGGNVRPFPGAGTGAGTRRWIEVNGTRHQITGNACVLGRSTEADVRIDDPGVSRKHAEIRPGTPAMVLDLGSTNGIVVDGQHTQRATLRDGSRIVVGSTTIIYRQVEG
- a CDS encoding potassium channel family protein — encoded protein: MDSPPARRRSPLWSWLILPGFPALLLAAYFSVPLGVFGPEHPELSWTVFVLALAALAVLVLSQIRLITLESERGVPGLVILAASSLALVIFAGTYVSLARQPGQFSGLQTRVDALYFTVVTVATVGYGDIVPTGQVSRVVVMLQIGYTLVFLAAGYSAISNRLRGRISRRAQPRHPDQHG
- a CDS encoding BofC C-terminal domain-containing protein, yielding MSLVLRFAAGSHKGLIREGNEDSGYAGPRLLAVADGMGGAAAGEVASSEVLSSIIALDDSDPQADLLTLLNDAVQGANERLRLMVEQDPQLEGMGCTLTALLWTGERMGLVHVGDSRAYLLRDGSLTQITQDHTWVQRLVDEGRITSEEAETHPQRSLLMRALDGRGQVEPDLSIREVRAGDRYLICSDGLSGPVSHQTLEETLGSFYAPEPTIQELIQLALRGGGPDNITCIVADVLDVGPSDTLSGQFATAPVVVGAVAEGPHGTAVDNQIIDTPAGRAAGLGRQPQQPQQHVPGAFGPAAGYDPAQPGYPGQPGGFGPAEAYGEAQHNAQHPGYGGETQHDGYGEAYGQPGYPPEGYGAPAAPYESGPAAEEPPAPPRKRRWFRRSAMGVVAIGLVGGAAYAGYSWTQDQYYLGISDGHVAVYQGVNQNLAGLSLSSVKNRTEVETKLLPVSQQDQLKSTITVNSLDAANQRVKDFATQAAVCAKKTQPAGATEPLPATAAAFRTAPKVGASPAVPSPSASPSPSQPPAASPSPSASPSSPSSPAPPPLSEDEQKLAANCPPPS